The window TCCCACATGGCAGGTTTTGGCAAGGATAATCATGAAAAAAATTATTGTAGTTTTAGTCGCTCTCGCACTTCTTTCTCCGTCACTCAGCTTTGCTCGCGGTGGTCATTACGCTGGTGGCCATGGTTCATCCCATAAGTATGGCAAGTATAAAAACGCACGGACCGGCAACCACTACGAAAAACACCATTGATTGATGACTCACTGACTATGTTCGAAATCCATCACATATGGGTTTCTTTTCTCTGGTAACTTTCTGCCAGCATGGACGATTTATCATGCGATTTATAGCTGCTTTTACCCTTTCAGCGTTGCTCGTTATTCATCCGGCAATCGCTAAGACACACACGCCAGCCACTCAGTCTGATAATGAACTCATTGAGCAAGGTGATTACACAAACTCTGACGGCAAGCAAATCCATCGACCCGCGCATACAAAGTCAGGTAACGTACCTGATGGAGCAACAGCAAAATGCAGGGATGATAGCTATAGCTTCAGCACTCACCATCGTGGCACATGCTCAAGACATGGCGGCGTGAGTGAGTGGCTGGGTTAAACAAAAAGCCCACATGTGGGCTTATTTTTTTTACTTACCTGGCGCTTCAGGAAACGGCATCCAGTGCGTCACTTCAAGAGACGAGTATTGGGTACTGCCATTTAGCATGGCTGCATGAAATCCGTTGAAAAGATTGTAGTTAGCAGAACCAACACCTTTATCTGTGGCGATCATTACCCGGTAAGCCCCGACTCTGGCAAAGAATCGTCAACTGAAATCCACTCCATTGCGTATCTCTATACTTAGAAGAAGTGAAATCCTGGCATGCGGAAGGCGCAAGCGTATGCAAAATTAAGGAGTGGCAGGAACTGTAAACTCATCAAGAGGGAAAAATAAGTGTTTGCTTAGTCGAAATGTATTTTACTCATTCGCAGAGTTAGACAACCATTTATCATCAAATAAGAATTCATGTTGTGCAATTGGCATAGGCTTCTTTTGCAAACGCTGGAAAAGCGTGTAACTAAGATCAATTACACCTTCCATGTATTCCATTTGGTCACATTTCGCATGCGCACCATCATCGATAAATGCTGCTATAACAGCATCTCTGTCTTCCGATACAACATATATCAGATATGCATTACTCACAGGTTTTTTGTATGATTTGGCTTTCCCCCAAAGATCCCAAGCTTCTTCAGTTGAACTCCAGCCGTACTCATTAGAATAGGTATCCTGGCGAATATGTGACTTTCGGACACTCAAGGTAAGGATTTCAGAAGGCTTAGCAAAATGTGCATCCTGTCCAATGTCTGGATGGAATCCCTTTGACCAATAAACTTTGAATGCTTCTTTTAAATCGTAAAGATAATCATCTCCAGCGGCTTGGCGATCTCTCATCTCTTTCGAATATTGTGGGGATAGATAAACATTACCTATTATATAATAGACTTTCTATCCCCAACTTTATGCTATCTCCAGGTCGCCATCCAGATGCTTACGGGAAATGATAGCTTCCGTAAAAGAGCATGAAATCTCTGCCGATTTCTCTGGAGATATCTTGGTCAAACGAACGGTAGAGGATTTATCGCTTTTCGCCCATGCGTTAATCTCAGCACGCACCCGACGCTGGTTGGGGCGAACAGTTGTGAATCTTGTCATACACGCCTCCACTGATACTGCATTACAATGCCCATATTCTAATAACAATTTGCAGGTGCGTAAATATCACCCTTAAGAAGGGGCATAGAGAAGCAACCATAACATCATGATTTAGAATTGAAATTATCAATACCTCGTTGAATCTTAGATAATGTAAAGATCTTCAAACCTTCAGTACACCTTAAACCCACGCGAAATTGCCAGGCCAATCACTTCGCTCTCAATCGAGTCTTTCAATTCACGAAAGCGCAGAAGCGGATCATCTTTGGAATAACCCGTGCGTACACGGGCAGCCATCGTTGGCTGAGCGAGGAGTGCTCATGCTTCAACCGGGCCAACCGCTGGCTGATAAACACCGATCTTCTCTTTCGCCGTTTCCTCAATCGCTTTGACGATGGTATCTCAACCCTGCATCTTGCTGAGCCGTTACGGGATAACGATGTCGGTAAAATCATCGCCTGTGAATTCGAGCCGTCGAAAGTTGCACTTGCGCGCAATCATTTTGCCGATACTGGATGGGACAAAAGGACTTTACCCGGAATATCTGGCACGCGTCCGTGCCGCAGACAGCGGTTTCCTGCCCCTGCCATTTGGTGAGGATGTGGAAGTATCGGTATTTACGTTGAAAAGCCCGGGATCGCCTGAAGTGAATGGTTGATAAATTCCACTAGTGCCCGGACCCGCTGTGGGATAAACCTCGCATCTGGAAAGACAGCATATAAATAGCGGTCCGGCAGGCGGTAATCAGGCAAGATGTGCACCAGCCTGCCGGAATCCAGTGCCGCCGCGCTCAGTGGCCATTGCAGGCCGCCAATGCCGATACCCGCCTCAATAGCCTGCATCAATGCCTGGCTGGTGTTGGCCCTGAACACGGTATTCACCGCCAGCGAACATATTCCTGCGCGGCCAAGCAAGGTTAACGGTGCGTCCTTGGCAATGCCGCGGAAGCGCACATGTGGCAGCTCCGCCAGTTGCATAACATCGTTAACCGGCGTGGCCCTGATGAATGCCGGTGCTGCCACCAGCACCGTTTCCACCCGCGCCAGTGAACGGGCCGCCATCGTCGTCGGTGGCTGCTCCGCCAGGCGCAGCGCCACATCCACCCCTTCACCGATGACATCCGATAAACGATCGTCGAGCGCGATATCCAGCCTGATCCCCTGATGTTCCCGCTGGAAATTAAGTAAATAAGGCAGAAAAAGCTGCCCGATGCCGCTGGGTAACTGCATATGCAGATTCCCCTGCAACTGCTGCTGTGCCGGACGCAGTTGGGTTTCAATGTCTTCCATCGCCTCCATCAGCGGCAATATCTGATGCAGATATTGCGTGCCCGCCTCGGTCAGCGCCATAGATCGCGTGGTGCGTCGTAACAGCACCACGCCTAACTCTGCCTCTAACGCGGCAATCTGCTGACTTATCGCTGATTGTTTCAGGCCCGCCTGCCGTGCCGCCGCCGAGAACGAACCGGCTTCCGCAACCCGGATAAAAGTGCTGATGGCATTGAGTTTGTTATTCATCTATTAAATTTCGTGATAAGTGCTATCGAATGGATGGGATATAACCACAAAAAATAATAGATGAGAATGCAGCCACACCCTCATTTGGAGACGGACACATGCATCACTCATCACACAACAAGGTGGCCCTGGTGGCGGGGGCGAGCGGGATTGTCGGCAGCCAGCTGGTTAACACCCTGCTGGAGCAGCAATGGCAGGTCATTGGGCTGACGCGTCAACAGGCGCGGCCACAGCAACCGATTCCTTATATCAGCGTTGATCTACTGGACAGCGGTGCAAGCGCTGCTGCGCTGGCACCGCTGACTAATGTCACCCACATTTTTTATAGCGCCTGGCTCGATGCTGCGGACTGGTCAGCGATGGTCGAACCGAATGTGCGGATGTTACGCAACCTGGTACAGGGTATCGACGCCAGCGCCCCGTTGCGACACGTCAGCCTGATGCAGGGCTATAAGGTCTACGGCGCGCATCTTGGCCGCTTTAAAACTCCGGCTCGCGAAACTGATCCCGGCGTGCCAGGCGCGGAATTTAATGCGGCACAACTGGCATGGTTGTCAGCGTTCCAGCAGGGCAAAGCCTGGCACTGGAGTGCCTTACGGCCGGGTGTGGTGGGTAGCGCGGTGTCGGGTAATATGATGAATCTGGCGCTCAGCATCGCCCTGTACGCCTCAATCTGTCAGGCAGAGAACCTGCCGTTGCGGTTTCCAGGTGCTGAGCAGACCTGGCAAAGTATGGTGGATCATACTGATGCCAGCTTACTGGCGTCGGCCAGCATCTGGGCCGCCACATCCCCGGCGGCACACAACGAGGCGTTTAATATTAACAACGGCGATCTCTGGCGCTGGAGCGAGCTTTGGCCGGCCCTTGCCCGCTGGTTTGATCTCGACTGCGCCCCAGCGGTAGCGCTGTCGTTCCAGCAGCTGTTCCACGATTATCGGCAGCAATGGCAGACACTGGCGCAGCAGAATGCGTTGCAGCAGGCGGATCTGCTGCGACTCAACGATGGTCGTTTTGCTGATTTCGTTTTTGGCTGGGATTACGACATGTTTGGCGACGGCAGCAAATTACGCCGTGCTGGTTTCAACCAATATCGCGCCACGGACCAGATGTTTTTTGATCTGTTCAGCGCATTTCGTCAGGCGCGACTGATTCCTTAGCTTCTGATTCATAGAAGAAATTACACAGCAGCTGCCAGAGATAGCTGGCAGCTGGGGTGAAACGATGATCGGCACTGCGTAACAGGTGGCTCTGGCTTTCGCGGGCGATACGATGGTCAAGGGGAATCGCCCTGAGTTCGTGGTGACGTAACACTTGTGGAATTGCCTGTTCGGTCATAAAAGCAATGCCCAACCCCGCCTGACACAGCGACAGGGCGCTGGAAAACAGGTTGCAGCAATAAGCGGGGGCCAGCACTTGCCCTTCACTTTTGAAGATTGCGCTGAGATAGCGTTGCAGGCCAAAATTTTCACTCATGGTGATCAGCCGGTGCTGGGTCAGTTCAGCGATGCTGATTTTGCTATAACCGGCTATTGGGTGATCCGGGCGCACGATGGCGCAAATTGGCCCACGGCGAAAACTGTGCGATTTCAGCCCCGGTGGCCCGGCAGTGCCAAACCCCACCGCCATATCCACTTCACCGCGCATGATCAGATCCACGGTGCTCTGCATATCGCCCGAGCTGATATCGACAAAAACCCCTGGCCAGGCCACAGAAAACTCCTTCAACACGTTGTTGACGACCTCTTCCACGATGCCCTGCCCCACCCGTAACGTCACCGAGCCACCGCGCATATGGCGCATGTCGCGCAACTGTCGTTCCAGCAGCTTGCGCCGTTGGGTGGTCTGCGCGTAATCATCCGCCAGTAACTTACCGGCTTCGGTTAACACCACATTGCGCCCACGTCGTTCGAGTAACGGTAGTTGCAGGCTACGTTCCAGCAACGATAACTGACGGCTGACGACCGAAGGGTTGATGCCCAGCGCATCGGCGGCACGCCGTATCCCGCCATGCATCCCGACTTCATATAAATAACTTATCGCCTTCTCCGGATAAGTGGCCGTTGTCATAAGTTGTTCCTATCTGTTGCTCTCAGGGCAACAATTCTAGCATTCCCACCTCATTTTTATACGCAGAGTTTTCTGCGCATACTGCCGTCTGGACTAAGGCAGGAAACTATAAATGAACAATATAAAAAATTACTTACAACAGCATGCTGATGACATTCTGGGCGATATCAAACGACTCGTTCAGGCGGAGTCACCGTCATTAGATAAGGCGGCGGTGGATCGTTGTGGCGAAGTGCTGCAAAGCATTTTTCAGCAGCGTCTGGGCATTGATGCGCAGGTGGATCAGCAGACGACATATGGCAACCATCTGCGTTTTTCACTCGGGGATGACGGCCCACAAACCACCCTGATTGGGCATTTTGATACGGTCTGGGATCACGGCGATTTAGCGCTGCGCGAAGAGGATGGCAAACTGTATGGCCCCGGCGTGCTGGATATGAAAGCGGGCCTGGTGCAGGCCATCTGGGCGGTGCGCGCACTGCAACAGCTGGGTCTGTTAAGCGGCCAGCGCATTGTGTTCCTGTGCAACAGTGATGAAGAAGTCGGTAGCCCCAGCTCCAGCGCCTGGATTGGCCACCACGCCGCAGGCTCCCGGCAGGTGCTGGTGGTAGAACCAGCGGTAGCAGGCAGCAACGACCTGAAAATTGCGCGTAAAGGCACCGGACGTTATGACGTGGTGATTACCGGCCAGGCGGCTCATGCTGGCAACAATCCTGAAGAAGGGATCAGCGCGGTGCAGGAAATGGCGCATCAAATCCACTTCCTCCACGCGTTGAATGCACCGGAACGCGGTACTACTGTCAATGTCGGCATTGCCAATGGCGGTAGCCGGATCAATGTGGTGGCCGACCATGCCGAACTGGGCATAGATACCCGCGTCACCAGCGAAGATGAAGCACAGCGCATCCATGACGCGATTACCCAACTGCAACCGGTGCTGCCGGGTATCGTGTTGTCCGTCAGTGGCGAACAGGGCCGCCCGCCGATGCGTCAGACCCCGGCGTCACAGCAGATGCTGGAACGCGCGCAGCAGATCGCCCAACAACTCGGTTTTGCCGTTGCAGGTAAATCCGTCGGCGGCGGCAGCGATGGCAACTTCACAGCAGCATTGGGACTGCCCACGCTGGATGGCCTCGGTGCCACCGGCGCAGGTATTCATGCACGCCACGAACACATCATCATTGCCAATATCGTTCCACGTGCCGCATTGGTGGCAGGGATGGTGCTGGGCAACCGCGCGGCAGGTGATGTGTTATGAGTCAGGTAAACCTCGCACAGTCAGCGTCAGCACCTGTCGCCCGCCCCGTCGGGCAAAGCCCGTATCTGCTGCTGTTTATTATGCTGGTGGTGGCGGCTGTCGCCACCTGGCTGATCCCGGCTGGCGCATTCGATTATGTCACCCGCGAGGGGATAAAGTTTGCGGTGAAAGGCAGCCTGCACGCGGTGCCGCAGTCAGGTGTCTGGCCGCTGGAGATTTTTACCGCCATCGCGGAAGGCATGGTTAAAGCCGCACCGATTATCTTTCTGATTCTGTTTACCGGCGGTGTGCTGGCGGTGGTGGAATCCACCGGAGCGATTAAAACCGCGCTGAATTCGCTGGCGCGCAGTACCAGCCTGAGTGATACCCGCATCATCCTGATCTTTGGTGTGATTTTCGCCATTCTCGGCACCACCGGCGCGGTGATCAATGCGGTCGTGGCTTTCGTGCCGATTGGCCTGCTGGTGGCGCGTTCGCTGGGGCTGTCGCCGATCCTCGGGGCATCGCTGGTGTATCTCTCTTGTGCTGCCGGGTTTAACGTCTCGGTATTAGGTCCGGCGACCACCGGTCTGACGCAACATCTGGCGCAGCTGCCGATCTTTTCCGGCATGCTGCTGCGTGGGATAACCTTCCTGTTGTTTGCGCTGAGCGCCATTGCTTACCTGATCTGGTCGGTACGTAAAGCACGTCGCGAAGGTCATCTGCGCCCGAAACAGGCTGAGGAGAAGGATGCAACGCTTGTCGTCACCGGTCGCCATAAACTGATTCTGGTGACCTGCGCGCTGGCGCTGATCATTTTCATCAGCGGTGCCGTGCGGCTGCACTGGGGCACCAATGAAATGTCCGCCATGTTTATCCTGCTGGCGATTGTGGTGGGGCTGATTGGCCGCATGTCCGGCACCGATATCGCCAATACATTCCTTTCCGGCTGCTCTGGCCTGGTGAAAGGTGGCTTTATTGTCGGCCTGGCTGGCGCGGTGTCGCTGGTTCTGCAACAGGGCCATGTGCTCGATCCTATCGTTGGTTTCCTCACCGACCTGCTGGCACCCGTACCGCAAAAGCTCGCGGCGATTGGCATGTTTATCAGCGCCGCGTTGATTCACTTCGGCATCTCATCCGGCTCTGGCGAATCGGCAGTGCTGATCCCGATCTTCTCTCCGCTGGGCGATAACCTGGGCCTGACACGTCAGGTCACGGTGCAAACCGTGTTGCTGGGTGAAGGCATTGTTAACTGCATCAGCCCCACCTCCGGCGTACTGATGGCGGTGCTGGCTACCGCAGGTATTCCTTTCGGTAAATGGCTGCGTTTTATCGCGCCGCTGATCGCCGTATGGTTCAGTATCTGCGTGGTGATGCTGTTAATCGGTGTGTCAATCAAGTGGGGGCCGTTCTAAGCCCGAACACCATCAACCTAACCTTCTGTCACGGCGCGATTTTTCGCGCCGTTTTCTTTGCAGCAAAAAGTCCCCCTGGTTATCTGTGAGCGAGCGCAACATTTTGATGTTGCGCTTTTGTTATTTCCGCTTAATATTACGAATGAAAGTTAATTAAGATTCATTCGAAACAAACCAAACCGACCAGGAGTTGCTATGAACACCTCTTTTACCTCAGTGACCCTACCTGACGATCACAAAGCAAAAATCCGCCTGATGAAGCAGCAGCTCAGAGCGCAAATTGGCGACGTTGAAGGCTTATTCCTTCAGGTGAAGGCTAAAATCACCCAGGCCATTGCCGAAGCAAAGGAAGATGAAGCGCAACGGGGAACAGCCTGGCCGGTGGTTAGCTGGCGTGATATCGCAGAAAAAAATGTCTCTCAGGATCAAATCGATTTTATTAAGCGTCGCGGCTGCGTGGTGGTGAAGCAAAACTTCGCCCGTGAAGAAGCGCTGGCCTGGGATAAGGCGATGCTGGATTACCTCGAACTGAATGATTTTGACAACATCTATCGTGGCCCCGGCGATACCTTCTTCGGCAGCCTGGAAGCCTCCCGACCGGAAATTTATCCCATCTACTGGTCCAAATCGCAGATGGAGGCACGCCAGAGCGAAGGGATTTCCCTGACACAATCCTTCCTGAACCGGTTATGGAAATTTAATAGCGGCGGTGTGACCTGGTTCGATCCTGATGTCAGCATTATTTATCCCGATCGTATCCGTCGCCGCCTGCCGGGCACCACCTCGAAAGGGCTGGGCGCGCATACCGACTCCGGCGCGCTGGAGCGTTGGTTGTTACCTGCTTATCAGCAGGTATTCCGCAAAATTTTCAATAACCAGTTTGCTGACTACGATCCCTGGGATGCCGCGCACCGTACCGAAGTGGATGAATATGATGTCGCCAATACCACCAAATGTTCGGCTTTCCGCACATTCCAGGGCTGGACCGCACTTTCCGATATGGAAGCGGGCCAGGGCTTGCT is drawn from Pantoea cypripedii and contains these coding sequences:
- a CDS encoding SDR family oxidoreductase, yielding MHHSSHNKVALVAGASGIVGSQLVNTLLEQQWQVIGLTRQQARPQQPIPYISVDLLDSGASAAALAPLTNVTHIFYSAWLDAADWSAMVEPNVRMLRNLVQGIDASAPLRHVSLMQGYKVYGAHLGRFKTPARETDPGVPGAEFNAAQLAWLSAFQQGKAWHWSALRPGVVGSAVSGNMMNLALSIALYASICQAENLPLRFPGAEQTWQSMVDHTDASLLASASIWAATSPAAHNEAFNINNGDLWRWSELWPALARWFDLDCAPAVALSFQQLFHDYRQQWQTLAQQNALQQADLLRLNDGRFADFVFGWDYDMFGDGSKLRRAGFNQYRATDQMFFDLFSAFRQARLIP
- a CDS encoding type II toxin-antitoxin system YafO family toxin, which produces MRDRQAAGDDYLYDLKEAFKVYWSKGFHPDIGQDAHFAKPSEILTLSVRKSHIRQDTYSNEYGWSSTEEAWDLWGKAKSYKKPVSNAYLIYVVSEDRDAVIAAFIDDGAHAKCDQMEYMEGVIDLSYTLFQRLQKKPMPIAQHEFLFDDKWLSNSANE
- a CDS encoding M20 family metallopeptidase — its product is MNNIKNYLQQHADDILGDIKRLVQAESPSLDKAAVDRCGEVLQSIFQQRLGIDAQVDQQTTYGNHLRFSLGDDGPQTTLIGHFDTVWDHGDLALREEDGKLYGPGVLDMKAGLVQAIWAVRALQQLGLLSGQRIVFLCNSDEEVGSPSSSAWIGHHAAGSRQVLVVEPAVAGSNDLKIARKGTGRYDVVITGQAAHAGNNPEEGISAVQEMAHQIHFLHALNAPERGTTVNVGIANGGSRINVVADHAELGIDTRVTSEDEAQRIHDAITQLQPVLPGIVLSVSGEQGRPPMRQTPASQQMLERAQQIAQQLGFAVAGKSVGGGSDGNFTAALGLPTLDGLGATGAGIHARHEHIIIANIVPRAALVAGMVLGNRAAGDVL
- a CDS encoding DUF3761 domain-containing protein, with product MRFIAAFTLSALLVIHPAIAKTHTPATQSDNELIEQGDYTNSDGKQIHRPAHTKSGNVPDGATAKCRDDSYSFSTHHRGTCSRHGGVSEWLG
- a CDS encoding DUF551 domain-containing protein, yielding MIATDKGVGSANYNLFNGFHAAMLNGSTQYSSLEVTHWMPFPEAPGK
- a CDS encoding LysR family transcriptional regulator, producing MNNKLNAISTFIRVAEAGSFSAAARQAGLKQSAISQQIAALEAELGVVLLRRTTRSMALTEAGTQYLHQILPLMEAMEDIETQLRPAQQQLQGNLHMQLPSGIGQLFLPYLLNFQREHQGIRLDIALDDRLSDVIGEGVDVALRLAEQPPTTMAARSLARVETVLVAAPAFIRATPVNDVMQLAELPHVRFRGIAKDAPLTLLGRAGICSLAVNTVFRANTSQALMQAIEAGIGIGGLQWPLSAAALDSGRLVHILPDYRLPDRYLYAVFPDARFIPQRVRALVEFINHSLQAIPGFST
- a CDS encoding DUF1479 domain-containing protein → MNTSFTSVTLPDDHKAKIRLMKQQLRAQIGDVEGLFLQVKAKITQAIAEAKEDEAQRGTAWPVVSWRDIAEKNVSQDQIDFIKRRGCVVVKQNFAREEALAWDKAMLDYLELNDFDNIYRGPGDTFFGSLEASRPEIYPIYWSKSQMEARQSEGISLTQSFLNRLWKFNSGGVTWFDPDVSIIYPDRIRRRLPGTTSKGLGAHTDSGALERWLLPAYQQVFRKIFNNQFADYDPWDAAHRTEVDEYDVANTTKCSAFRTFQGWTALSDMEAGQGLLHVVPVPEAMAYVLLRPLLSDVPEDELCGVAPGKVLPISPQWHPDLIAGLSSIPPLQAGDSVWWHCDVIHSVAPVESQQGWGNVMYIPAAPLCDKNLRYAEKVANALDFGISPPDFPREDYERDWQDRFTTADLNAIGKRSLGLA
- a CDS encoding YfcC family protein, yielding MSQVNLAQSASAPVARPVGQSPYLLLFIMLVVAAVATWLIPAGAFDYVTREGIKFAVKGSLHAVPQSGVWPLEIFTAIAEGMVKAAPIIFLILFTGGVLAVVESTGAIKTALNSLARSTSLSDTRIILIFGVIFAILGTTGAVINAVVAFVPIGLLVARSLGLSPILGASLVYLSCAAGFNVSVLGPATTGLTQHLAQLPIFSGMLLRGITFLLFALSAIAYLIWSVRKARREGHLRPKQAEEKDATLVVTGRHKLILVTCALALIIFISGAVRLHWGTNEMSAMFILLAIVVGLIGRMSGTDIANTFLSGCSGLVKGGFIVGLAGAVSLVLQQGHVLDPIVGFLTDLLAPVPQKLAAIGMFISAALIHFGISSGSGESAVLIPIFSPLGDNLGLTRQVTVQTVLLGEGIVNCISPTSGVLMAVLATAGIPFGKWLRFIAPLIAVWFSICVVMLLIGVSIKWGPF
- a CDS encoding LysR family transcriptional regulator, whose product is MTTATYPEKAISYLYEVGMHGGIRRAADALGINPSVVSRQLSLLERSLQLPLLERRGRNVVLTEAGKLLADDYAQTTQRRKLLERQLRDMRHMRGGSVTLRVGQGIVEEVVNNVLKEFSVAWPGVFVDISSGDMQSTVDLIMRGEVDMAVGFGTAGPPGLKSHSFRRGPICAIVRPDHPIAGYSKISIAELTQHRLITMSENFGLQRYLSAIFKSEGQVLAPAYCCNLFSSALSLCQAGLGIAFMTEQAIPQVLRHHELRAIPLDHRIARESQSHLLRSADHRFTPAASYLWQLLCNFFYESEAKESVAPDEMR
- a CDS encoding membrane lipoprotein lipid attachment site-containing protein; this translates as MKKIIVVLVALALLSPSLSFARGGHYAGGHGSSHKYGKYKNARTGNHYEKHH